agaagcccatggagggcactctgaaccacttctagaaactactcgaggggccatgcccgaaccatgccttcccggttaaacatctgctcaaggactacagcctcatgcggtggttcttgtctggaggttCCAACAAAGGGGACCAAGGAAAGGACACCACCCCACCACGGACGACGCTAATGAGAAGGACGGCGGCTTTCTAACACCAAACATCTGCCTTATGATCTctagaggatcagcggcctacgactccaaacgccgccagaaggtcgcgcgcCACGAGGTCTATATGACCGAATCGGCCACGCTTGCCTTCCTCCaatggtcagagtccgccataaccttcgatcggactgaCCATCCAGATAGCGTCCCACACTcggggagatatccgctcataGTCAACCCGATCGTTGGCCTGAAGCGACTGACCAATATAcaaatggatgggggcagcggcctcaacgtCATGTACACCAAGACACTCGACGAGATGGACGTCGACTGGACATGCCTCtgcccaacccgagcacctttccatggcatcatgcccaggaagcaggccatgccacttgggcagatcgatctgccgtTACCTTCgcggatcagttcaattataggactgaaaccctcaccttcaaggtggttgggatTCCTGAAACCTTCCATGcgatcctaggacgtccatgctacgcgaagttcatgaccattcccaactatacatacctcaagctaaagatgccgggcccctgtggggtcatcaccatcggcacctccttccagcgcgcctacgagtgtgaggtcgagtgctacggTCACACTGCAGCAATCATTGCCTATGGAGAGCTCAccgccctcagggaggaggtcaccgaagaggCGCCCGCCACCAAGAAATCGACCGGGTCGTTCGAGTCGGTagagggctctaaagaagtcctcgTAGACCCTAGGAGCGCTGAGGGTAAAACGGTACACATTGGAACCATGCTTTCCAATGAATAGGAAGGCGtgctcatcggcttcctccgcactaacagagacatctttgcatggaaatccTCAGATATGCTAGCCAAGCATGGAAGgttccaagctggtgaagcaacgcccgcgtcgcttcgatgaggagaaacgcagggccatcagtGAAGAAATAGCAAAACTGTCGgccgctggattcatcaaggaagtataccacccagagtggttagccaatcccgttcttgtatgaaagaagagtgggaaatggaggatgtgtgtagactatacgggtctcaacaaggtgtgcccaaaggatctgtttcctttgccacacatagaccaaatagtcgactctacctcggggtgcaaaaccctctacttccttgatgcgtactctgggtaccatcaaatcatgatgaaagagtctgaccaactcacgacatctttcaataccccctttggatcgttctgctatgtttcaatgccgttcggtctgaagaacgctgggccacgtaccagcattgtatgctcaaatgctttggggacctcatcaggcGGACCGTTAAGGCCTACGTTGacaacatcgtagttaagtccaaacgggctgaccacctcgttgccaatcttgagcagacctttgcaaaactacaaatgaatggcatcaaactcaatcccgagaaatgtgtttttggggtcccgaggggcatgctgctcggcttcatcgtctccgagcgtggcatcgaagccaacccagagaaaatctcagccatcacaaggatgggcctgattcaaaacataaaggggatTCAACgagtcacagggtgcctcgccacacttagccgattcatctcatgcctcggcaaatgaggtctccccctttatcgcctcctaaagaaagctgaccgcttcgagtggacatccgaggcctaggaggcacttgacatggtcaaactgcttttgacgaaggccccgatcctggttcctccaaccgatggagaatccctcctgcaaGTAGTTGAgtgggaagaagagggacacgacCTCAAGGTGTaatgccctgtgtacttcatcagcgaggtactatcttaCTCTatgacccgctactcccaaatccagaagctcctatacacagtcctcatcaccaagaggaagctacgccactacttcaagtcacaccccatgacggtcatgacgtcgttccccctcagcgaggtcatccaaagctAGGATGCCAAGggaagaactgcaaagtgggccctcaagttgatggatcagggcattacatATGCCACCCGAATAGCGATCAAGTCCCAGGTCTTGGCcgacttcatcgcggaatggaccgaggtccaaacaccaccggcggccgtcgatcaagagtattggacgatgtactttgatggatcactgatgaagaagggtgctggCATGGGATtagtcttcatatcaccccttggggttagcatgaggtacatggttcgtctccatttcccgtcatccaataatgtggctaagtatgaagcgctcatcaatggcctatgcattgccatcgagttgggcatccgacgcctcgacattagaggtgactcccagctagttgtcaaccaagtcatgaaggagtcaagctatcatgacgccaagatggctgcatactgccaagaagtccgatggctggaggacaaattcaacGGCCTTGAACgcaatcacatcctaaggcgcctcaacgaggcaGCCGACGCGCTTGTGAAGGTGGCATCCGGCCGAGAGCTGGTACTAataggtgtcttcgccagcgaccaacacaagccctcagtGTGCTACTAAGGGTTGGAGTAGGCCAACGACGGTCCATCCGATCcagcctcgggggctaaccaaccgatgaCTCCGTCcagccctgaggtcatggagcttgaagataatccagcgatagagcccaaccctctggttgattggagaacactctacctcgactacctgcTCTGTTGCATGTTGCCGACGGACAAGATAGAAGCTTGACAACTCGtgcatcatgccaagtcctttgttcttgtcgagggcaaactctacaaatgaagccacactaggatcctgcagctctgcatccccatcgatcaggggaagcatttgctaggcgatatccatggtggggtctgtggtcaccacgccgcgcctagaaccttggttggaaacgcattccgatagggattctactagcccactgcagtagccgacgccgagcggATCGTGTGCActtgcgaagggtgccagtactatgctgggcaaactcacctcccggtcctggcactccagatgatccccatcacatggcccttcgcggtctaggggattgatctggttgggcctctcaaaaaggcacccggaggctacacccacttgcttgtcaccatagacaagttcacaaaatggccGCCATGGCAACCCTAACAAAGGCACCTAGACGGGGGGCGCTGCCCACCGGAGAATGGCTGCCATGGTTGATGGATGtttctgacatctcatcaagcttcatgaactagCCGATCTGAGCGGCTGcaagggcaaaaccccccatCAACACAGTCCTAGGCGGTTCCCCCACCAACAAGGCTCATTCGGAGAAGATTCGCTGGAAGAGGTCCCCGTACGGCTCCATCCTGATGAAGGCCTCGCGGACGATGATAGAGTCGATgatgctcagcaccctccagtgtgCCTCCTCCTTCGACAGAAGCTGCCCCTTCTCGACAAAGACggctagcaccatctcatctatgttggatgacctccaactCGACATCACGCCCCAGATTCACGAacagatctgtgagttctcccctCCCTCGCAATACCCTCTCTCACTTAAGAACCGCTGCGACATGTGAATGCGCTCGGCGAaaaggagaaaggaggagaggtagcagctcaagaataggcaaaggaatgggGACGAtaaccccctccctccccctatttaaggaggagatgcagcaactgaagaaaggtgaaaggttgggatgaaaaaccctctcccttcccctattcaatgcagatgggaaatcgatgctgacGGGAATTCAAGGGGACGCGTCTAGACCGACGGGACGCGCTCTGATAGACGAGATGTCGCCTGGTCAAACGGGACatagcctgggcatggcccaccactaccatgcACCGGGCGCGAGAATCAGGGCGCACCCACATGCAGGTGACTCTccacttccccaggcaggacctagaacaacccaacgatggaacctctatcaaggggagcccaacgggcctcctaggtcgatcggaCTACCCAGGCGGACGTCGAACGAATGgccactgaaagataagcacctttgtttATTTACTTTGCATGTCAATTTTACTACTGAGCCTTCAACCCTAGCAACGGtgggggcacggacatcgctccggggctaccgagggtgtctactcatttagacattctcttcgcctgacccctccttacgttaaaAAACCGGAGGCACCGGTCGTGAGCGAGTTGGTCCCCTCCGCCTGCACCACCTGTAGGTCAACACAGACTACGCTAAGGGCAACCTTTAGGAGATTGAGCTTGTCACTCTCCACCGAAAGAAGACTCCTCGCCTTGGTGAGATCTGTGGCCAGTCCGGCAGTGGCACCctcggcctctagcttctgggcTCTCGTGGTCTctagcttggcctagagggagtgGATCCTCTGTTGTGCTTCGTCATGCTCTCGGATGGCCCAGTCGTGCTGCCCGTAGGCCGTGCCGTGCTTCGAGTGGAGCCTCTCCATAGTATGGCATAGCTCGCCCCGCTCCTCGCGCAGCCGGGCGACCAGCTCGGTGTCTAGTTTTGACCTCTGCTTTAGGGCCGCGGACCTCTCCTCGGCCACCAGCCTAAGATCCCGCACCTTCTTGGCCTCGGCTTGGAGGTCAATGATCCCCTGGTGGGTCTCGGCATCCcactggagcagctcatcccactccttctgCACCCTGGCGGCCTCCTCCTAATCCTGCCGTGCCCTCTTCGATAGTTCATTGAAAGACTTCTTGGCGAGATGCGCATCCTGgcgggcctcggcctcccgccATCGAAGATTGTCCACCTCCGCgacaaggggagtcagctcggccatcCTCTAGCGGAGCTGGGTGGTCGTGTCCCTGTGCAGCCATGCCTCATCAATGAGGCAGTCCCAATGCTCCTTATTCTCatggaggaaccaggatttctcccggCTATGGGCAATAAGCGACTGAAAGAAGACGgtggtcagaaaacaaaaatagatgaagaaaaaaagaaatcGGGAGGCACGACCATGTGAATACCTAGTCGGTGGGAATGATGATGTCTCGAAGGGCACCACTGGCCTAGTTTAGAGCCTCCAGCACAGTCGTGAACCCCTCATGGAGCTTCTCCCACTCTATGCCCTCGgcggcatcatcgagggtgaagggTTCCAACGACGAGTCCCATGGACTCACCCATTGGAGCAAAGGCTCATCCCACACGGGCGGGTGGTGTCCCACCAATGTTAGGGCCAAGGACAACTCCCTGCCGGTCTCCTCAGCAATCGCCGCAACATTCGAGGTTCCCTCGGCCATGACCCCCTCTGTCCCGCCCACGGCGGGCGTCGTCTTTGGGGCCATCGATGGCATGGCACTCGCCGCTGCCTCAGGCGCCGCCACCACAGCTTCTAGATGTGACCTAGCCATTagagccaccatcacctccacctccatcgGTGGTACCTCATTCGGCTGCGCCAAACCTGCCGTGGTCGATGCAATGGGTGCGGCTGACGTCTCTGCCCGCCCCGACGTTGGAAGCGATGTCACTTCCATCGCTAGTTGCGCAGCAACCTCCAAGCGTGCCCCCTTGGCCTCGCCAACCGCTTGACCCACCGAGCGCACGGGCACCACCACGGACAGTGCCAGACCAGTCGACAAGGCTGTGACACCGGCTCCGCTCTCGCCCGAAATGGGAGCGATGTCTGGTGATGGCCCCGCCTTGCCTGAAGGGCCACAGTCTTCTTGGGCACCAGCGCTATGGTAGTGCCCCATCCGACCCACCTCCTGATGCTacagaagaaacaaaaggcgtgGGTCACtaataaaaatagagaaaaatagagaaatcGGTGACTTACatcgatgttggtgggcggtggagacgtttgggggacgaacccccagTTCCCTGCTCCCCCTCGTCAGggcgggaccattttgagcccATCCCCGGCTCCCCGGCTGGGGGGCTCGCCTCCCTCGTATCTGAGGGCACAGCGGTACAGCCACCCCCCTCTCTCGACACCATGGACACGGCAGTGGATCCACCAGCTCCCGCCGGTGCCTCGGGCGCGGCAGAGGATCCGCTCGCCTCCACCGGCTCTTGGGGCACGACAATAGGTACGACCGCTCCCACTATCACCTCAGGCACAGCGGTAGATCTGCCCACCCCTAACGCTGCTAAGAACGGGCTGATGGTCTGGCCTGTCTCCTCCTCCAGCCTCACGGCCTCACCTTCCCTTacgtggaacaggaagggtccctgcattgaCGAGTGGGTACCTATCAGCGCATCCTCGCCTCCTAGATCACCCCACTCGATGTCTACGACTACCTcgtcatcttcctcatcatcgtcgtcatcatcatcatcagcattgTCTATCTCTTCACCTTGCTCCCGTGCCTGTTGCTTCTATAGCTTCTTTTTCCTCTTGAACTCCTTCGTCTTCCTCTCCCACTTCACCGCGGTATGATTCGCTGCCGCCATGAGTGGGTCCTTCGGTAGCGGAGTCGAGCTATCCATAAAGACAAGCCTCTTCGGCTGGTCCCACTATCCCAATGTCAGCATCAAGGGGGCAGAAGTTCAACTTAAAAAAGAGGCACGGGGAATGAGAACTTACGAAATCAATATACCCTAGTtctggccgcattggaggatgccccggcactggatacatgaaatcaaggaTGATGCTGGCATCATCCTTTGAAGGCTtcgtcacctccttgatgcgctacgcCACTTCGGAGGGGGAGCGCTTCATTGGCAAGTGTCATCCCATCGAGTGACGCTTCGAGCGCCATCAGGTACAGGGGAAGCGCGTGGCTCATCAGCAGCGCCACCCTCTATgaatggtaggcgccgatgatccctgaccccttcatgcccctctccttcagaatttggagggcggtgAGATGGTCCTGGATTTTATTCTTGTCTTTATCTAGGACCCCCACTTCCACGGGTCTAGGACCTCTTTGATAATGCACCCAGAGAatgctggcaagggggcggctgcgtcgtccttgatgtaaaaccaatgtgaatgccaccccttgttggaggtcgacaaatGCATTGACGAGTATTCATTTACCTGATTGTTGCGGAGATGAATGCCGGCACATCCCACCGGCACGCTCAGCTGTTacctcttctcccgcttcttcaagaggttgacggcgaagaaataccgccataggtcgaagtggggactaatccccaagaacctctcacacagggcgacgaatgccgcaatgtgctggaccccattgggagtgaggtgctgcagctccaccttgtagtaatgcaATAGCCCCCGGAGGAACTTGTGGGCGGGGATGGCGAATCCCCACTCGTGAAAACAAGCGAAGGACACCATGTAGCCTTCGTGCGGTGATGGTGCATCCTCATTgctgggcagccgccactcctcagcGGCGGTCCGTGGGCAAAGGAGGCCACagcgaacgaggccctctaggcactGAAGGGTGATATcggatctgcaccatggctccattgaacaaTTGGGAGGAGGGTAGATGCAAGCTTGATGATGGCTGTGATGCGGGTGCaggaggcttaggcgattggcgatggaggttgtagatgcaaaggcgaggaggcaaagtacgaaaccctgggggcgaaccccttggttttataggggtgatgaaTGCGAGAAGGGTAACCGTCCTCCTAGATCTCCGTGCCAACCATGATACACCACCACGTCACATCGCGGGATATGCGCTctcaatccctatcctttcccaccaaagtcgcgCCGGACGTTTCAACTTCCCGGGtagactaggactcttttccTGCAAAGGGGATACGGGTCAAGAAGCATTTCTCCAACCCACCTAGGCCCAGGAGTTTGAGGGCTAGCCCAATAGTTTTGACAgccgtcccaacgagggatgggtccacgagcggccaaaactcaggcgcacgagcctcaagggagtctcgaTCCATGATCAAATCCCAACCAGGCTGACCCCGGACGAATCCCTGAGAATGGGATACCGGGGTTCCCTTTAAAACTACCTAGTTttcaaaacaccaaatctcacagccatacccgcgaagggtccaaaTTACCCCCTGgtcgattctatccgaatcacccaggggctacacccatcgggtgcgctcgcgcgcaccctctagcgaatcgaaataccccccgggtgactctatccgaatcacctgggggcttgggggctacacccatcgggtgcgctcgtgcgcaccctctagcaagtcaaatcaccccctgggcgattctatctaaatcatccgggggctcgggggctactgtcggagaccgattactagggtacccaaagaggtggaactaataaccgtCAAATGCTGATGGTTTCGAACAGGCAAgaatgcaactacacttcttgcacATACGACCGAAGGTTAGCTGTGCCTCGCACGGCCCTGACAGGTTGGCTCCTCCTCACCTGAACCtccagggctggctccgcctcgcccgatcgatgagggctggctctgcctcacgcAACGaccaagggcaggctccgcctcgcccgatgtctagggcaaactctgcctcgcccgacgattaagggctggctccacctcgcccgatgaccaagggctagctccgcctcgcccgatgaccagggactggctctgcctcgctcgacggctgagggttggcttcacctcgcccgacgtctgagggcagggtccacctcgcctgatgtttgagggcaggctccgcctcgcctgacgtcctagggctagctccgcctcacccaacatctaCACCCTAccccttcataatgatgagcacagggtaagacaggacacttaggtcaaccgcaataccgaggaccatgccctgcacgcctgtaggaaagtaccgtGTGGATATGACGGCACAGGCACTTTAAGCCCTCCCAGGCATAaatagagcccgaacagtgttgcaggcgtcgacttttgtcttacagtgttgtgggcgccgccgtaAGCCCTCGGACGTGGATCTTGATgcaagcatatgacaaccactataatCTAGGGTGGAACTCACATTGTCTACAGTAGCAAACAtgtggtcacttccccgtctgccCCCCGTAGGGTCATAGCTTGGAACCCTGGTACACCGCACCATCCGCCGAAGTAGGATGGGACacgaccacttgctgaacgaagctagagcatggccctatcaagTTCAGCGAACGTACTATCCCTAGCACCATCTACcttgtcagcagggcaggctcaagggaaaaggaaaactcggcaccttcgaaggactttCTCTACCCCTGGTTTTCCCTCTttctcccatatgtaatccttgcaacccttggtctataaaagggagggcagggcaccccactaaggggatggatcattttcacacacaacacatcacacaacacacaaccaagcagcaaccgagctctttgcatcctttcgacctttccatcagagacttgggacctatccctctctcgaccatttatacccctactacgaacctttttctatgctaataacacgagcagcagtagactggacgtagggacatttagcccaaactagtataaaccttgtgtcctttagcacaccatccgggtcaaacgtgcaacaaatataaatttactagttggtgtttactcgaaacaccgacaggcaCATTGCcggaactagtataaaccctatctcattgagtgctaggccacatccgatcacaacgcacgacaaaactataaatatttacttgttggtcacttttcgcattgacagtaggttcttgtggtgtccaaattgtgtggacgaggttcgtgcaacacctcttagctgccgaaccaccaagagttggtcgacacaatggggatgtagcgtgttcGCAAGCACGTGAActtcgggagaaaattggttgtctcttgtccttttgtattctcttggtgattgattaagtattcatcttgtgattggttcactcctctacgcggcggtataatcacctcacttactcatttacattcccttGAACAagctatagcaagctctttagtgtagctagaattgagagcttgctttgtagcttaagttcatctagtggagctctttattGTAGCAATTGTGAGCGCtcctagtgagtagtgacttagtggattgtgtgcctagtgatcataacaactagaattgttggatatgtggcttgcaacccttgtagagctagagcaaatttgcttttcgctatttgtcatactaatcaaattgctctggttggtttgtagatttttaaataggctattcacccccccctctagccatattaggaactttcaagtggtatccgagccgtggtcaccatttgattgaaggcttaacaacctcagtgtcaaattatggctcaagttgtgttcaaccatgtggggggcaaaccaccattctttgatggcacaagctatgattattgaaaaagaaagatgaggatgtatcttggttcaataaatgatcaagtatgggttgtgaccgagaatgactatgctatcattgatcccgacaatctcaccaaccaagacaagaccaacaagcattgcaatacaatggctctcaataccatatagaatgccattgattccaaggtgtttgaacaaatcaaggattgtgagagagctaatgaggtgtggaagagattggaggaaacatatgagggcacaccggcggtgaagagtgccaagttgtatattctcaaggacaagttgacaagcttaaagatgaaagaagatgagagcattccagagatgttccatcgattgcaagtaattgtcaatgatttgaaggcattgagagagaagatcaatgatgatgatgtctctcatcggttcttgatgtgcttacctccaagatttgagatgttgagattggttattataagaggaggattgaaggagattac
This sequence is a window from Miscanthus floridulus cultivar M001 chromosome 10, ASM1932011v1, whole genome shotgun sequence. Protein-coding genes within it:
- the LOC136489726 gene encoding uncharacterized protein; amino-acid sequence: MPLPNPSTFPWHHAQEAGHATWADRSAVTFADQFNYRTETLTFKVVGIPETFHAILGRPCYAKFMTIPNYTYLKLKMPGPCGVITIGTSFQRAYECEVECYGHTAAIIAYGELTALREEVTEEAPATKKSTGSFESEGVLIGFLRTNRDIFAWKSSDMLAKHGRFQAGEATPASLR